One Burkholderia sp. WP9 genomic window, CGTGACGGCAACGGCTGATCCGGTGTTCGGGCGACGTGCTGACGCACCGCGTCGACGAGGAAGGTGGCTTCCTCGACCGCGTAGCGTGTTTGCAGTTGACTGCGCTCGAGGCGCATGAGCGAGTACCACGCGAAATGCGACAGCAGCAGGACCGCGACGACTAGCAGCGCCAGCCGTCCGAACAGCGAATCAATGGGACGGCGCATGCTGTTCGCCGTCGGGCACGAACACGTAGCCGCGGCCGCGCACCGTTTGAATGAAGCGCGGCGTGGACGGGTCGGTTTCGAGAATGCGGCGCAGACGCCAGACCTGCACGTCGATGCCGCGGTCGGTGCCGTCGTATTCCGGACCGTGCAGCAGTTCGAGCAGGCGCTCGCGCGTGAGCGTGCGCATGGGGTGATTGACGAAAATCTTCAGCAGCGCGAATTCGCTGCCCGACAACGTGAGCGGCTTGTCTTCCAGATGCAGCGTGCGCGACTGGAAATCCAGCGTGAAGCGGCCGAAGTTGAACGGCTCGCGCTGTTCCGGCGCCGCCGCCGACGGCAGCGTGCGGCGGCGGCGCAGCACCGCCTGCACGCGCGCCAGCAACTCGCGCGGATTGAACGGCTTGCCGAGGTAGTCGTCCGCGCCGAGCTCCAGACCGACGATGCGATCCACGTCGTCCGCGCGCGCCGTGAGCATGATCACGGGGATGTCGTCGCCCGATGCGCGCAGCTTGCGCAGCGCGGTGAGCCCGTCGACGCCCGGCATCATCAGGTCGAGCACGATCAGATCGGGACGCTCGCGTTCGAGCCTGCGCTCGAGCGAGCCCGCGTCGTGCAGCACCGATACTTCGATGCCCTGACGGGCCAGATAGTCGCGCAGCAGATCGCGCAATTCGACGTCGTCGTCGACAACAAGTATTTGAGTAGCCATGGGATGAAGTTTAACGCGCAGCAGGAAGGGTTTTCGATTTCAGACGGGCCTCAAGGGTTACCGGGTGTTACGGTGAAAGGCATGCGTAATGTGCCGTAACGTCCGCGTCCAGCCACGTAACACAGCCAATCGCGCAGTTCTCTACGCTGTGTCTTACCGAATGCAGGCCGTTCACTTTAACCGGTTGCATCGTCGGCTATTCCATTACAGGGAGTCTCACATGTCCACCAAAAAGATGTCGCGCGTTCTCGCCGTTGCCGCCACCGCTCTCGCCATCGGCGCGGGCGCTGCTTATGCCGCACAACCCGCTGACCATGGCGGGCCCGGCGGCCCCGGCGGTCCCGGCGGCTGGCACGGCCACTTCATGAAGGAACTGACTCAACTGCACGACCAGTTGAAGCTGAACGCGGATCAGGAAAAGCAGTGGCAAGCCGCGCTGGACACCATGAAGCAGAACCACGAGGCCATGCGCGCCAACCATGACCAGATCAAGGACCAGTTCAAGGCCGCGCAGCAGCAGCCGATTCTGGACCTGAACGCCATGGCCGCCGCACACCAGCAGGTCGAGCAGAAAGACACGCAACTGCGTCAGCAAACCACGGACGCGTGGCTCAAGTTCTATAACGGCCTGAACGACCAGCAGAAGACCACCGTCAGCACGGCACTCAAACAGCGCTTTGCGAAGATGGAGTCGCGTCATGAAAAGATGCACGAGCGCTGGGAGCATCGCAAGGGGCCGGCATCGGCGCCTGCGGCCAATCAGTAAGTAGACAGTTCACGGCAGGCAAGCGGCTGGCGCGGCCGCCTGCTCTGCCAGATGCAAAAACGCCACGGAGGTTGCCTTCCGTGGCGTTTCTTTTGTTACACAGCGGGCTCGCAGCGCGCGCGTCGATCGTCCTTTATGCGAAGACGGCCACGCTAGCCGGCAGCTTGCGACTTAGCCGTTCAGCGGCCCAAGATCAAACAGCAGCACTTCGGCGTTATCGCCCTTCTCCAGTGTCACCGTGTCGGTTTCGCTGAGCTTGGCGGCGTCGCCCGTGCGCAGCGCTTCGCCGTTCACCGTCACCGCGCCCCGCGCCACATGCACGTACGCGAGCCGGCCTTTGGGCAGCGCGAAGGTGGCCGTTTCCGCGCCATCGAGCAGCGCCGCGTAAATCGACGCATCCGCGTGAATCGTCACCGAGCCGTCGCGACCGTCGGGCGAAGCGACCACGCGCAGACGGCCGCGCTTGTCGGCGGCGTCGAAGCGCCTTTCCTCGTAGCCCGGCTGGTCGCCCGCGCGTTGCGGAATCACCCAGATCTGCAACAGGTGCGCCGGTTCGTCCTGCGACGCGTTGAACTCGCTGTGCTGCACGCCCGTGCCGGCGCTCATGCGCTGCACGTCGCCGGGACGGATGGTCGAGCCGTTGCCCATGCTGTCGCGGTGGGCCAGCGCCCCTTCGAGCACATACGTGACGATCTCCATGTCGCGATGGCCGTGCGTGCCGAAACCCTGTCCGCCGGCGATGCGGTCTTCGTTGATGACCCGCAGCGGGCCGAAGTGGACGTGCTGGGGATCGCGGTAGTCGGCAAACGAGAAGCTGTGATACGAGTCGAGCCAGCCGTGGTTGGCGTGACCGCGTTCTTCGGAGCGGCGAATCTCGAACATGGAGGAACTCCCGGTGAGTAAATGGCGATGTCGAGAATGTATGGGCAGAGCCTGCGCTAAACAATCGGCGTGAGTGCACCGGATCGTTTCATCAATGAGTGCAATCGGCTCAGTTGGCGGTGGGCGTCGCTGTTTCGTTGTTGCGCAGGGTACGTCATAGCGCGATTGCGAGGCCGAATCTGGGCTGAATTGCGCCACGCGCCCCGCAGACCGCGAGACCCACGCGTCGCGGTTTCGTGGCAAGCACGACCGGTCACGGTCTACAAAGAACAGCAGCGTCGCGCTCGCACAACGTCCGCACCCGCCAGTTCACCGCCGCAGGCGCCCCGCACTGGCGCCCCGTCCCTGTTCGGGTAAAATACCGCGCTTTTCGAGATTGCGTGGGCGCCGAAGGCACGTCAGCGGGCCCGCCACGGCGGACCGTGATGGATGAGCGGCGGGTTCCAGACCCGCGCCAGACTCCATCGCGGCATCAAATGGACGCGGCTCGCCGCGAAGCAGGATCAGCGGGCGGCGCGACAATTTTGACCGCCTAGAATAGCGACGGCCGGCCACGAACCGGCGGTCGTCGAGATCGGAGCACCACGACGATCAGTTTGACCCAGGAGAAACATGAAGAAGCTCGCACTGTGCGTGGCCTTGGCGGTCATGGCCACCGGCGCGATGGCCAAAGAGTGGAAGACCGTGCGAATCGGGGTGGACGCCAGCTATCCGCCGTTCGAATCCATGGCCCCCAACGGCCAGGTGGTCGGCTTCGACGCCGACCTGACCCGCGCCCTGTGCGCGAAGATGAACGTGAAATGCGTGTGGGTCGAACAGGATCTCGACGGCATCATTCCCGCGTTGAAGGGCAGGAAGTTCGACGCGATCGTGTCGTCGCTGACCATCACGGACAAGCGCCGCGAGCAGATCGACTTCTCCGACAAGCTGTTCGACGCCCCCGCCCGCATGATCGCCCGGACAGGTTCACCGCTGCTGCCCACGGCGGCCTCGTTGAAGGGCAAGCGCGTCGGCGTCGAGCAGGGTTCGACGCAGGAAGCGTATGCCAAGGTCTGGTGGGAGCCCAAAGGGGTGACCGTGGTGCCCTACCAGAATCAGGATCAGGTGTACGCCGACCTCGCCTCGGGGCGTCTTGACGCCGCGTTGCAGGACGAAGTACAGGCCGACGCCGGCTTTCTGAAGACGCCGCGCGGCAAAGGCTTCGGCTGGGCCGGCCCCGAAGTGAAGGATCCGAAGACGATCGGCGAAGGCACGGCCATCGGCCTGCGCAAGGACGACGCCGAGCTGAAGGCGATGTTCAACCAGGCGCTGGCGCAGGTTCATCAGGACGGCACGTTCAGGAAGCTCGAGAAGCAGTACTTCGACTTCGACATCTATCCTGGTCATTGAGTCCGGACCGGTGCCCGGACACTGAGCCTGGGCACCGGAAGCAGCACCCACGAAACTCGGGGCACGCCCGCATGGGCTTTCGCGAGGCTTCGTAATACAGTCGGCAGTAGATTCACCCGTAGCTTCACCCCAAGAGTCGAAAAGCGCGCTGCAAGACCGGCAACGGCCATGCAGTCATGATTTGCACAGCGGTGCGCTGTGCGCCGCAGGTCACAGCGAGCCACCAGCTCGCGGCAAACGCGGTGCAGAGTTGGCCGCGTCTTTCGCGGTGTGTCGCAAACGCATCGTCAAGGACCCCCTATGTTCCTTCAAGGCTACGGCCCGCTGCTCCTCAACGGCACCTGGCAAACCGTCAAACTGGCGGTGTTGTCGCTGGCGTTCGCTTTCGTGCTGGGCCTGCTCGGCGCGGCGGCGAAACTGTCGAAAAACCGCATCTCGAACGGCGTAGGCACCGTCTACACCACGCTCGTGCGCGGCGTGCCCGATCTGGTGTTAATGCTGCTGCTGTTCTATAGCATCCAGATCTGGCTGAACAACCTGACCGACCTGCTCGGCTGGGATCAGATCGACATCGATCCGTTCGTGGCCGGCGTCGCCGTGCTCGGCTTCATTTACGGCGCGTACTTCACCGAGACCTTCCGCGGCGCGTTTCTCGCCGTGCCGCGCGGTCAGCTCGAAGCCGGCTCGGCTTACGGCATGACCGGCTGGCAGGTGTTCACCCGCGTGATGTTCCCGCAAATGATGCGCTTCGCGCTGCCCGGCATCGGCAATAACTGGCAGGTGATGGTCAAGGCCACCGCGCTGGTGTCGATCATCGGCCTCGCCGACGTGGTCAAGGCTTCGCAGGACGCGGGCAAGGGCACGCTGCGGTTCTTCTTCTTCACCCTGTTCGCAGGGGCGATCTATCTCGTCATCACCACAGTGTCCAACTTCGTGCTGATGTACCTCGAAAAGCGTTACTCGACCGGCGTGCGAAAGGCGGATCTATGATCGAGATCATTCAGGAATACTGGCGCAATTACCTCTATACCGACGGCTACCGCATCACCGGCGTGGCGATCACGCTGTGG contains:
- a CDS encoding response regulator, producing MATQILVVDDDVELRDLLRDYLARQGIEVSVLHDAGSLERRLERERPDLIVLDLMMPGVDGLTALRKLRASGDDIPVIMLTARADDVDRIVGLELGADDYLGKPFNPRELLARVQAVLRRRRTLPSAAAPEQREPFNFGRFTLDFQSRTLHLEDKPLTLSGSEFALLKIFVNHPMRTLTRERLLELLHGPEYDGTDRGIDVQVWRLRRILETDPSTPRFIQTVRGRGYVFVPDGEQHAPSH
- a CDS encoding periplasmic heavy metal sensor; its protein translation is MSTKKMSRVLAVAATALAIGAGAAYAAQPADHGGPGGPGGPGGWHGHFMKELTQLHDQLKLNADQEKQWQAALDTMKQNHEAMRANHDQIKDQFKAAQQQPILDLNAMAAAHQQVEQKDTQLRQQTTDAWLKFYNGLNDQQKTTVSTALKQRFAKMESRHEKMHERWEHRKGPASAPAANQ
- a CDS encoding pirin family protein; amino-acid sequence: MFEIRRSEERGHANHGWLDSYHSFSFADYRDPQHVHFGPLRVINEDRIAGGQGFGTHGHRDMEIVTYVLEGALAHRDSMGNGSTIRPGDVQRMSAGTGVQHSEFNASQDEPAHLLQIWVIPQRAGDQPGYEERRFDAADKRGRLRVVASPDGRDGSVTIHADASIYAALLDGAETATFALPKGRLAYVHVARGAVTVNGEALRTGDAAKLSETDTVTLEKGDNAEVLLFDLGPLNG
- a CDS encoding ABC transporter substrate-binding protein, which translates into the protein MKKLALCVALAVMATGAMAKEWKTVRIGVDASYPPFESMAPNGQVVGFDADLTRALCAKMNVKCVWVEQDLDGIIPALKGRKFDAIVSSLTITDKRREQIDFSDKLFDAPARMIARTGSPLLPTAASLKGKRVGVEQGSTQEAYAKVWWEPKGVTVVPYQNQDQVYADLASGRLDAALQDEVQADAGFLKTPRGKGFGWAGPEVKDPKTIGEGTAIGLRKDDAELKAMFNQALAQVHQDGTFRKLEKQYFDFDIYPGH
- the hisQ gene encoding histidine ABC transporter permease HisQ — encoded protein: MFLQGYGPLLLNGTWQTVKLAVLSLAFAFVLGLLGAAAKLSKNRISNGVGTVYTTLVRGVPDLVLMLLLFYSIQIWLNNLTDLLGWDQIDIDPFVAGVAVLGFIYGAYFTETFRGAFLAVPRGQLEAGSAYGMTGWQVFTRVMFPQMMRFALPGIGNNWQVMVKATALVSIIGLADVVKASQDAGKGTLRFFFFTLFAGAIYLVITTVSNFVLMYLEKRYSTGVRKADL